One window from the genome of Acinetobacter lanii encodes:
- a CDS encoding accessory factor UbiK family protein, whose amino-acid sequence MIETLLQAILEQVDQPKKDLEHNLRALLNEAVSKMDLVSKDEIERQKTALLNANERLSQLQEQVKALEVLIQKQN is encoded by the coding sequence ATGATTGAAACATTATTACAAGCCATTTTGGAACAAGTCGATCAACCTAAAAAAGACTTGGAACATAATTTACGTGCGCTTTTAAATGAAGCGGTCAGCAAAATGGATTTGGTCTCTAAAGACGAAATTGAGCGCCAAAAAACAGCATTATTGAATGCCAATGAACGTTTAAGCCAACTTCAAGAGCAAGTCAAAGCCTTGGAAGTGTTAATTCAAAAACAAAATTAA